One Aureibacter tunicatorum DNA segment encodes these proteins:
- the cobA gene encoding uroporphyrinogen-III C-methyltransferase, whose protein sequence is MQKGKLTLVGAGPGDPDLITLKAIKALERADVILYDALVNPDLLHYAKDGAKHVFVGKRCGKHSVPQEEINELIVKYALEGNDVVRLKCGDPFIFARGKEEIEYAENFGIKSEIVVGISSINLLGHYNIPITRRGINESFWVITAVTKEKKLSKDLDLAAQSNATCIILMGLRRIEEILAKFNEAGKANVSAAVISKGSHDDGKLLLGNVGNLAEKVESSDVKAPAIIVVGDVVSTHPDFAKLMKEEGYL, encoded by the coding sequence ATGCAAAAGGGAAAATTGACATTGGTGGGTGCTGGTCCGGGAGATCCGGACCTCATCACTCTCAAAGCTATAAAGGCTTTGGAAAGGGCGGATGTGATTTTATATGACGCATTGGTGAATCCTGATCTATTGCATTATGCAAAAGATGGCGCTAAGCATGTTTTTGTTGGAAAGAGATGCGGAAAGCATAGTGTGCCTCAAGAGGAAATCAATGAGTTGATTGTAAAGTATGCTTTGGAAGGGAATGATGTGGTGAGGCTGAAATGCGGTGATCCATTTATCTTTGCTCGAGGCAAAGAAGAAATAGAATATGCTGAAAACTTTGGCATCAAGTCTGAGATTGTTGTCGGAATTTCATCAATAAACCTTTTAGGCCATTATAATATCCCAATTACACGAAGAGGTATTAATGAAAGTTTTTGGGTGATTACAGCTGTTACCAAAGAAAAGAAATTGTCCAAAGACTTGGATTTAGCGGCACAGTCTAATGCTACTTGTATCATATTAATGGGCTTGAGAAGAATAGAGGAAATATTAGCTAAATTTAATGAGGCAGGCAAAGCTAATGTATCTGCGGCAGTAATTTCCAAAGGCTCGCATGACGATGGAAAGTTATTATTGGGCAATGTAGGGAATCTTGCGGAAAAAGTAGAAAGCTCGGATGTAAAAGCTCCGGCGATTATTGTTGTTGGCGATGTCGTTTCTACCCATCCTGATTTCGCTAAACTGATGAAAGAAGAAGGCTACTTATAA
- a CDS encoding bifunctional precorrin-2 dehydrogenase/sirohydrochlorin ferrochelatase: MEGNPLFPVFLKIDQLSVLVVGGGEIALEKLEALIKNDPKANVTLISPVIDSEVKEFTASYSSVKILEKEFDQIDYSLFNIMIGATGDRNINIQLRDKAKQYNLLVNIADMPDLCDFYLGSTVKKGDLKIGISTNGKSPILARRMREVLEDILPDNTQSIIDNLKSIRDSLTGSFKEKLKTLDKITENLIK; the protein is encoded by the coding sequence ATGGAAGGCAATCCACTATTTCCGGTTTTTTTAAAAATCGATCAATTGAGTGTTTTAGTTGTTGGCGGCGGAGAGATCGCATTAGAAAAATTGGAGGCTTTAATAAAAAACGATCCCAAAGCTAATGTTACACTCATCTCCCCTGTTATTGACTCGGAGGTGAAAGAGTTTACTGCTAGTTACTCTTCCGTAAAAATTCTTGAAAAGGAATTTGATCAGATTGACTACTCATTGTTTAACATAATGATAGGTGCTACAGGTGATAGAAATATTAATATTCAATTGAGAGATAAGGCTAAGCAATATAATTTATTAGTAAATATTGCGGATATGCCAGATTTATGCGATTTTTATTTGGGCTCTACAGTTAAAAAGGGCGATTTGAAAATCGGAATTTCAACCAATGGCAAATCTCCTATTTTAGCTCGACGTATGAGAGAAGTTCTTGAGGATATTTTACCCGATAATACTCAGTCAATTATTGACAACTTAAAAAGTATCAGAGATTCATTAACAGGCTCTTTTAAAGAAAAGCTAAAAACGCTTGATAAAATTACAGAAAACCTTATCAAATAA
- a CDS encoding thymidine phosphorylase: MRAVDIIEKKRDGHKLNEAEINFIFQGYLDGEIPEYQISSFLMAVYFRGLDERELNAFTKTMMNSGDLVEFDGIHKFLVDKHSTGGVGDKTTIALAPLLAAFDIGTAKLSGKGLGHTGGTIDKLESIPGFIFPVSRDELIAQVNETGIGIMGYSENIVPLDKKLYSLRDVTATVSSIPLIASSIMSKKLAVYADAIILDVKVGAGAFMKTKKEAKELAHTMINIGKSFDRKIIVHLSDMSEPLGMAIGNSLEVIEAIETLKGNGPVKFSNLIKEICGTALYLRGDVKSIQEGAEKTSSMMKSGAPLTKLKAFIKACGGNENVVDDYSLLPKADYSFKVKSSEKGYVKSIDAEMVGKSAMILGAGRATKEDSIDYSVGVVLAKKVGDIVETGETIATFYYNDSAKLDDAVKMLKSSFEFDDEKIETKEIILETIK, from the coding sequence ATGAGAGCGGTTGATATAATAGAAAAAAAGCGGGATGGCCATAAGTTGAATGAGGCGGAAATTAATTTCATATTTCAAGGTTATCTGGATGGTGAAATACCTGAATATCAGATTTCATCATTTTTAATGGCTGTCTATTTTAGGGGGTTGGATGAAAGAGAGTTGAATGCCTTTACCAAGACAATGATGAATTCTGGCGATTTAGTAGAGTTTGATGGGATTCATAAATTCTTGGTTGATAAACATAGTACAGGGGGCGTTGGAGACAAAACTACAATAGCTTTAGCTCCGCTGTTGGCAGCTTTTGACATTGGCACTGCTAAACTTTCAGGTAAAGGTTTAGGTCATACAGGTGGAACAATTGATAAATTAGAGTCTATACCGGGTTTTATATTTCCTGTAAGTAGGGATGAGCTTATTGCCCAAGTTAATGAGACGGGTATAGGGATCATGGGCTATTCAGAAAATATAGTGCCATTGGATAAAAAACTATATAGTCTGAGAGATGTTACGGCTACAGTATCCAGTATACCTTTGATTGCTAGCAGTATCATGAGTAAAAAATTAGCTGTTTACGCTGATGCGATTATTCTTGATGTCAAAGTTGGTGCCGGAGCATTTATGAAAACCAAAAAGGAAGCAAAAGAACTCGCTCATACTATGATTAATATAGGTAAGAGTTTTGATAGAAAAATTATAGTCCACCTTTCGGATATGAGCGAGCCTTTGGGAATGGCAATTGGCAATAGTTTAGAGGTTATTGAAGCAATTGAAACACTTAAAGGGAATGGCCCTGTTAAGTTTTCGAATTTGATTAAAGAAATATGTGGAACGGCTCTTTATCTGAGAGGTGATGTTAAGTCCATACAAGAAGGTGCAGAGAAAACATCTAGCATGATGAAAAGCGGAGCTCCATTGACAAAGCTTAAGGCATTTATTAAAGCTTGTGGCGGAAATGAAAATGTTGTAGACGATTATTCATTATTGCCAAAGGCAGATTATAGTTTTAAAGTAAAGTCTTCAGAAAAAGGTTATGTGAAGTCAATTGACGCTGAAATGGTTGGAAAATCAGCGATGATATTGGGAGCAGGAAGAGCGACTAAGGAAGACTCTATTGATTATTCAGTTGGAGTTGTGTTGGCAAAAAAAGTAGGCGATATAGTCGAAACAGGAGAAACTATAGCGACATTTTATTACAATGACTCTGCTAAACTTGATGATGCAGTTAAAATGTTGAAGTCATCATTTGAATTTGATGATGAGAAAATAGAAACAAAAGAAATTATCTTAGAAACCATAAAATAG
- the deoC gene encoding deoxyribose-phosphate aldolase, with product MEINKYIDHTILAAYATKEEIVKLCQEAKQYDFFSVCVNSCYVPLAAQELKGTSVAVCSVVGFPLGQMSKEAKVFETKEALVQGATEIDMVINVGFLKSGLVDEVRDEIKAIKDAMGEKVLKVIIETCYLTNEEKVLASQLSVEAGADFVKTSTGFGTGGATLEDIEIMKKAVNGKAKLKASGGVRDLKTAKEYIEAGVDRIGTSNGINIVQGIEAEGDSY from the coding sequence ATGGAGATCAATAAATATATCGATCATACAATATTGGCAGCATATGCTACTAAAGAAGAAATTGTGAAGCTTTGCCAAGAAGCCAAACAATATGATTTTTTTTCGGTATGTGTTAATTCTTGCTATGTGCCTTTGGCAGCACAAGAACTTAAGGGTACTTCTGTTGCTGTTTGTTCTGTAGTAGGTTTTCCGCTTGGACAAATGAGCAAGGAAGCTAAAGTTTTTGAGACAAAGGAAGCATTGGTTCAAGGTGCAACCGAGATAGATATGGTTATCAATGTTGGCTTTTTGAAATCTGGTCTAGTGGACGAAGTAAGAGACGAGATTAAAGCTATCAAAGATGCGATGGGCGAAAAAGTGTTGAAAGTAATTATTGAGACTTGTTATTTAACAAATGAAGAGAAAGTTCTTGCTTCGCAATTATCTGTTGAGGCAGGCGCTGATTTTGTGAAAACATCTACAGGGTTTGGCACTGGTGGAGCGACTCTAGAAGATATTGAAATCATGAAAAAGGCTGTCAATGGAAAAGCTAAGTTAAAAGCTTCCGGAGGAGTAAGAGATTTGAAAACCGCAAAAGAATACATCGAAGCAGGAGTTGATAGAATTGGTACAAGCAATGGAATCAATATAGTTCAAGGTATTGAGGCTGAGGGTGATAGTTATTAG